Below is a window of Salvelinus alpinus chromosome 5, SLU_Salpinus.1, whole genome shotgun sequence DNA.
GTATATGTCGTATCTCACAATTGATTGGGCTTTGGTATGTTCACTGTAACAGAACGTTTATTTTTTCCCTATAGATTTGCTGTATTCCACAAAGTTATATCTAACTTTGTGATCTAGCTCTACCTCACTCTCCCTGAGTGAGGTATGCACTTTGACACAGTCCAACACTTAAGTCTGAGGTTTAGGCACTTCTTAGACAGAGTTCCCCTTTAAATATGTGTAAATGTTGGTTGGGGGGACTGGTCAGGTCTGGCTCTGTATTCTACCTCTTGTAGAGCTGCAACTCTTCCTGGGCCACCAATAGCTGTGCCTTGAGCTGGTTCCTCTCCTGAAGCACCTCCTTCAGCTCCTGCATTGTGAAGCGTGGTCTGTTGGGATCTTTCATGTCTACCACCAGTTTGTTTGGTCCTAGTGTTTGCTGAGAGAAGGTATTGATTAAAGGGATAAACTCATAACAAAAAGGAGTCCACACAACTGTGTGTTGCAAAGTAGAGTGTATAGCAACCCAGTGAAACGTAAAACAACCTTTACATACCCTGACAGAACCTAGTCCAGTTAGACATGACCACGTTATGGGAAATTAAATGTATCGATTCTGTCCACAACTGTTAAAAATTCCTGGTCTGAAAACATCAAACTCACCTCTTCCTGACCGACAGAACTTTCTCTCACGATTCTATCCAGTTCACTTTTCAAGTTGTCTCGTTCCATTTTCAACTCCTCCAGCGATAGGTTGTGCTTATTCACTAACGTTTCAAACATCTCCAAAACACGAACAATTTTGTATTGCAAATCTGAGACTTCCTCGCCTGTATTAATTATTTTCAACAAATCTCTGCCAATGACGTATGAAATGTCATAAACATCTTCCACTGTCAGCCCAAATGCGTCCTTCTCGAACGCAGAAGCGGGTGAGGACTTGGACTCGTTCAACTCTTCCATTTCTCGTGTTCCAAAAACGCACCGAATTGAGTTGAAAGAAACACGAATATGTTTTCTCAACCGGTGGGACCGATTTCTCAAATCCACCGTTATGACATTTAACATAGAATAAACGTATGAACTGTAATAAATGTAGTTCCATGCGAGCTACAGTAGCCACTTCAAGTTAGTAACTGAATGGACCATCCTCTTTGAAAATGTTCAATGGTTGACCAGAGTATAGTGACATACAAATAAGCCAATAGTGATAGCCTGTTCCGCCGCTTGTAACAAGAGAGCAACGTTTCCATGGCGACCGTGAAGCCATGCGCATAATCGGCTAAACAGCACGTGATGTTTCCCCGTTATTTTCAACTTTGTACTTGGAACTTCAATGTCTGAAGTTAGATTGACATTCCGTCAACCAGAGGGCCTTGTGGGCATCAGAAAGCTTGAAGGGATCCCTGAAAAAGCAGCGATAAAATCATCAGAATTAACAAGGCAAACAAATATGCTAGAACTGACAGGCATTAAAACATTGTGCAATTTTATGTTTGAGTGTCCAACAATTGAGCAAACACTGAGAACAGGTTGAAAACAATATCTATTGGAAAAAATAGCCTTTGATCATAGTCACATCACATTAAAAACACTGCAATTCTATATGTTTGAGTGTCGAAAATTGAGCAAACATTGAAACTGGGTTGAAAACCATATCTATTGAAAAAATAGCTTCTGATCATATTCACATCACAGGTAGTCAACAATATGCCAGCTTGTAATACAGTCTACTTACTGCTAGTATAAAGCACCATATCTGTACAACAAAATATTTATTGAAAAGGCACAGGATATCTCAGATAGCACATTCTTCTCTCCAGAATGAATCTCTCATTGTCCCATCAGGACAACTTTGTCCTGACAATCCCACTTGGCATAATGCTTTTTATGACTTTCTTCATAGGTTCATCTTACTCACTTTAGGCCTCAAAACACCAAGCTCTCCTGTCAAACTACGCCCTGAATATGAGTCATCTGACTATCCCAGCCTGAGCACATATTTTTGGTACTGTATTCAACCAGTACTCCAATAATTCACCCTCTGGCGCTCCCCTACACCCTCTGGTGGTAACTGGCTGTTGGACATTCCCATGACAATTGTTGGTGCAAGGACTCCCATGACAATTGATGGTGCACGGACCACAAGCCCATTCCTGTACTGTTTGTACTTGGAGACCACCAGCACGGGACATTATAGGTCCCAGCTAATGGATGCTTCAGTGCCTCCTGAGCCTGCTTCGTGTGCAAATaatctcctctcttccacatatcTGGCACCTCCTCTGGTCGCCTCATGTCTCCGGAGAAGATGCTGAACCTGGAGAGGTGCAATGAGAGAAATTAAAAACTCAGGTTACACCCTGCCAATAAATGTCCTAGCCATGCCAATACTACTACTGAGATCAATAGCAATACTTTGGTTACACTTAAGATTGTTCATGAAGTGAGAACAATGAGTTCTCCAGGGAGGACATCATGCATGTGGATTTGTGGCTTGTGGCACATGTGCCCTTCTAAAATGAATGGAAGATGGAGGTAGTAATAGTGAGTTGCTTGATTAGTATATTGGCAAAGGAGTTGAAAATATTTATTATGATGAGCTGATTAAAGATCTGAATTAAGATCTACACATTATCAGCCAATAAGAATACTCCCACCACACATCATGCAAACATGATCACAAGGAAGTATTGCATTTGAGATTACATGAGGTACTGTGCTTTGGTACAGTGGAGGTGCTTGGCTCAAGAACAATGACATCAAAAAATTTGAGAAAATACAATTAAAGTTCATACAAAGGACATaatattctgattggctgtaaCGTTGGCTCGTCTGCAATCAACCCTGCTGCTACCATCGGCATTACTGCAGTGAATATCCTGTCCAAAGAAGCACAGACGGAGACATAAGTGAAATTACTATTGAGAGTTGTGGTGTAATGTGACTTCTTTACAACACTCAGGTTGGCGAGGTAGGCGAGCCAGACCAAAACGAAGTAAGCTACTCAAATAATCATTATCATCCATCACAATTTGTTTGTGGAGTGAGGTAATTTGTCTCCCCTTCATGAGCTTTacaatacttttttatttaccTTCATGAAATGATTATGATAGTTGAAAAATGTCATGTCACAGAAGGGTGCTGAAACTTCATCCAGGTTCACTCCAAACAAGCATTGGTAAAACAAAGTTTGTTTTACTGGTCagaaaccacgtttccatccacagtttttatgcgagtagtcatacagtataaaaataaaatacaacgaaagctgtgatggaaacaggaagtttcggtacaattttataaatgcacaCACAAAATATGTTCGTTCGACATAGTAGCAtctttttgtgttggtaaaattAAGTGCAAAATGCAAGAA
It encodes the following:
- the LOC139576743 gene encoding RILP-like protein 2; this encodes MLNVITVDLRNRSHRLRKHIRVSFNSIRCVFGTREMEELNESKSSPASAFEKDAFGLTVEDVYDISYVIGRDLLKIINTGEEVSDLQYKIVRVLEMFETLVNKHNLSLEELKMERDNLKSELDRIVRESSVGQEEQTLGPNKLVVDMKDPNRPRFTMQELKEVLQERNQLKAQLLVAQEELQLYKSGMHSQGKHAMVKADLEFPSPSVPDTTDETKEEEPKEENTIRKLFSFRRK